Below is a genomic region from Rhodococcus sp. WMMA185.
GTCAGGGTCAGGGTTTCCCCGTCGAGGTTCCAATTCGGTTGTGTATCAAGCAAATTTACTATCCACGCATCGGCGCCCGCGGCCTCGCCGAGGCACGCCATCTCGGTCATGACGAGAGGGCCCGTCACGATCTTCCCGCCGGTAAGGTCGACGTCTGCGCTGCCCTGGTTACATCCGGCGTCGAACGAAATGCGCCCGGGGTCGGTGAACCCGAGCACGAGCGGCCCGCCCCCTGGAATCGGATCGCCCGCAACGGAGGTGGAAACGAAGGTTCGGCCCGTCGGGTCTGGCGGTGCGGCCTGTTCGCCCCCGCCGCACGCGGCGAGGGATGCGAAGGCCATAAGGCAGACAACGGCGGTGGTGGTACGCATTCTTTTCAGGCTAGACATGGGCCGGGCAAGTTGTGTGGTTTCCGGTTCAGCACCGAGTGACGCGTCGGACCAGATCTTCCCATCCGTCGCCGATCCGCCCGGGCGACATGCCTAGGTCGCGCATCTGGTGGAGGACAAGGCTGGCCTCGAGTGGTGCGAGGAGCGAGCATGCGAGCAGGTCGAGGTCGCCATCCACCCCCGCTGCACGGAGCAGGGAGATCACGTGTGCGATCGAGACGGCACGGGCCGGGACCGCGAACCGGACTTCAGGGGAAGTCTCCGCGGCCCTTTGCACCTCCCCCTGAACCTCGACCAATTCGATTCGGGCGCGCCCGAAAGCGATCAGCCGATCCACGGGGTCGGCGCCGGGACCGAGCGGTGGTGGGCCGAACATGAACCGTTGTTGCAGATCCTTTTCGGTGTGGTCGAGCAGCGATTGCATGAGACCTGACCGGCTACCGAACCTCCTGAACACAGTGCCTTTCCCCACACCGGCCTCGCAGGCGACGGCGTCCATCGTGACGGCGTCGGCACCCCGTTCGGCGACCAGGCGCGCGGCTGCGTCGAGCAGTAGTCGCCGGTTGCGTGCGGCGTCTCCTCGCTCGGGAGGGTCGGCACCGAGCTGAGGGAGAAGCGTTTCGCTGGTCACTCGCCCATCCTATCGCTCATGGAATATAAGTGGACCGCGGTCCGTTTATGCGATATGAATGGCATCGATCCGCCGATGCCGCATCTAGTAGGAGTTGTACACATGTCACAGACCACCGTTCTCGCACTCGTCGGCAGTCTTCGTGCCGCCTCGGTCAACCGCCAGGTCGCTGAAACTGCCGTCTCCGTTGCGCCGGAAGGCGTCGAGGTGATCATCTTCGACGGACTCGGTGACGTTCCCTTCTACAACGAGGACATCGACGGTGCGGCGCCGATTCCGGCCGTCGAGGCGCTGCGTGAGGCCGCCGGCAGAGCAGATGCCCTGTTGCTCGTCACGCCGGAGTACAACGGGACTGTTCCGGCTGTGCTGAAGAACGCCATCGACTGGATCTCCCGCCCCTATGGCTCCGGAGCCGTCCAGGGCAAGCCGGTCGCCGTGATCAGCGCCTCGCCCAGCGTCAACGGTGGCCGGTGGGCGCACGAGGACACTCGCAAAACAGCCCGAATCGCCGGAGGAAACGTGCTCGAAGACGTCACTCTTGCGATCGGCCGGACCGGTGAGAAGTTCGCCGACGGCCACCCGAAGGAGAACCTCGAGGTTGCGGAGCAGGTCGCGGGAGTCGTGATCAGCCTCGCGGACGCCACCAGGCAGTTAGTCGACGCCTGACGGTCGTCCGCAGGGCGCCGGCGGTGGCGCGACTGTCGACGACCGTGTCGCACCACCGCCGGTACTGATCACAAGCGCGACGGATCGATCACGCCGAGTTGGATGCCGCGTACCAACCGCCGTGGGACGCGAAACTTCTGCCCGCCGACAGTGACGGTAACCAGGTCCGGCGCGGACGCCTTCCATTGCGCGCGGCGGCTATGCGTATTGGCGCGCGACATGCGCCTTTTGGGTACCGCCATCGCTCAGCCCTCCGTGGTCGCGGGACGGGGCCGACGGCCGTAGCGACGCTCGAACTTCTCGACGCGGCCCTCGGTGTCGACGATGCGGTCGGCGCCGGTCCAGAACGGGTGGGATGCGCTGGTGATGTCGGCGACGACGAGCGGATAGGTGTGGCCATCCTCCCATTCCACGGTTCGTTCGGTCCGCGCTGTGGACCTGGTGAGGAAAGCGGTGCCCGTGGTCGCGTCCCGGAAGACCACGGGTCGGTAGTCGGGGTGGATGCCGGATTTCATGATGCGATTTCTCCGTTCTTGTCGGCGGCGCCGAGCGGCGCCTCGGCGCAGGGATCGGTGTGAAACTGGCCGAACGGGTCGTCCCAGGTGGACCACGACTGCTCGTCGGCGAGTTCATACTCGGTGAGCAGCGCCCAGTTGAGCGCTGTGGTGATTGCCTCCGGTTCGACGTCGTGGACCAGCACGACGAGCGAGGTGTCCCGGTCGCCGAAGCGCTCGTCCCAGCCCAGGGCGGCGAGCGCGCGCCTTTCGCCGTCTACCTCGCGCAATTCGTCGTCCGTCATGTCGGCGAGCCAACGGTCGGCGGCGGCCACCCGCAGTCCCTCACCGGCGGATTCGAGCCACAGCGCGATGTCGGGCCGGGTGGCGAGCCAGAGCCTGCCGCGGGCAGTGACGACGCCCTCGAGCAGGACGTCGATCGCCTCGTGCAATCGTCCCGGGTGGAACGGTCGCCGCGCGGTGAACTCGACCAGTGCGACGCCTTGATCGGCGTCGAGGGGTGGGCGGCCCCGGAGCAGCGGCGAGTGGACTCCGTCGACGCGACCGCGCCGGGCATCGGCGCCAACGCGTGACAGCAGCGCAGGACCGTCGGGCACGTCAGAGGTCGGCGCTCCGGGCGCGAGCCTTGCCAGTACCGCCGACACCTTGTGGGCGAGCCAGGGCTCTGTGGTGCGAGTGTCGACGACGAGCGCGTCGGCGAACGCAGCCTGACCTACCGCGACCTGAGCGACTGTCCGGTCGTCGTCGAGCTCCTCGTCGCCAGTTACATCTTCCCACCACAGCTCCGCATCGAGGCAGGTCACGACTGCCTCGATGCGGATATCCCGGCTGGCGGGACCGTCGATCTGCCCGACCACTCCGACCACCGGCACGTGTTCGACGGCCCAGCACACGGCCTCCGGTTCGAGCGCGGAGTCGAGTTCGAGAACGATGCGGTCGACCGAACTCCACGTGTGCAGCCTCCGCAGCAGCGGCAGCAAGTCGTAGCGAAGCGTGCAGGACACGCAGCCATGGGCCAATTCGAGGACCTCGGTGGTCACCTCCGGCGCATCCACCGGTCCTGCTGTGAGGGTCCGATGCACGATGCCCTGACCGAGATCGCCGAGATCGTGCCGCACAACCACGGTGGACGCGTCCCCGTCGAGGAACGACCGCGCCGTCGCGTGCACCGGCCCACTTCGTCCGCTCACCACAACCAGCGGCGTGCGGGATTCCGGATTCACAGCCACAGTCGAGCACCTTTCGGAAATGATTGTCATTAACGACTGCCGACACTACACTCGATTGCCGGCTAACGACAATCGTTGTCATTAATCGGCCAACTGGCCGGAAAGGAGCACCCGTGTCCGCTCACTGCCAGGTGACCGGCAGACGACCCGGCTTCGGACGATCGGTCTCGCACTCCCATCGCCGGACCGCCCGGCGCTGGAACCCGAACATCCAAACCAAGACGTACTTCCTGCCGGGAGAGGGTCGCCGGATCACCCTGCGTCTGACCCCGAAGGGCATCCGGACGATAGACCGCGACGGCATCGAGGCCGTCGTCGCACGTATGAGGGCCAAGGGAGAGAAGGTTTAAAAGTCATGGCACGCAACGAAACTCGGCCTCTAGTAAAACTGGTCTCGACGGAGGGGACCGGCTACCGGTACTACACGCGGAAGAACCGGCGCAACGATCCTGACCGTTTGGTGCTGCGTCGATACGACCCGGTGCTGCGTCGGCACGTCGACTTCCGAGAGGAGCGCTGAGCACGTGGCCAAGAAGTCGAAGATTGCCAAGAACGAGCAGCGGAAGCTAGTCGTCGCCCGGTACGCCTCGCTGCGGGCGGAGTTGAAGGAGACGATCCGACGGCCGGGCAGTACACCCGAGGAGCGCGCCGCAGCGCAGTCTCGACTGGCACGGCTACCCCGGGACGCGAGTCCGGTACGACTACGCAATCGAGACGCCACGGACGGACGTCCACGAGGCCACCTACGAAAGTTTGGTCTCTCCCGCGTGCGAGTGCGCGAGATGGCTCACCGCGGGGAGCTGCCGGGCGTACACAAGTCGAGCTGGTGAAGGAAGAGTAGTGGCAGCCAAGAGGGCACCCTCGAAGAAGGCGGGAAACGAACAGGGGCGCCGCCCCAAGAAGAACCCGCTTATCGCGGCCGGCATCGATACCGTCGATTACAAGGACATCAACCTTCTGCGCACGTTCATCTCGGATCGCGGCAAGATCCGCAGCCGCCGTGTCACGAGTTTGACCCCACAGCAGCAGCGCCAGGTCGCTACCGCCGTGAAGAACGCCCGTGAGATGGCGCTGCTTCCGTTCACCAACAGATAGCCGCAACATCATCGCCGGGGCGCCGTCGCGGCTAGAGCCCAGCCCGATCGAGGGCCTCATCGACGGTATCCCGAACTGAATCGAAGTCGTCACCTGCTGCCAGAGCGGAGCTCGTGGCGGCTTCGATTTGCTCGCGGACCGTCTCGTACCTTGCCTCCCATTGCTCCTTGTTCTCGCGCCAGTACCCGATGACGTCGTAGCGATCCGCTGGCCACCCGAGGTCGTGTCGCAGCCAGCGTCGCACCACACGCGACACCTTTGCCTCCCCCGCGAACCACACGTAGCCCGGTTCATTCGGCCGCCACCAGGATCGAGCCGCCTCGGCGAGCAGGCTGTTTCCGATGCCGTTGCCGGTCCCGTGCAGCCAGGTCACCGTCAACTCCGCGTCGGTGACCAGATCTTGCTGGTCCTCGGGTGTGGTTACTTCCGCGATCACGTGTACCCGGGTCGAACTCGGCATCTCCTCGAGGATCCGGCCGACTGCAGGCAGGGCCGTCATGTCGGCGAGAAGGAGCTCCCATTTCGCGTCGTGAGGAGGGGCGTACCAACCCGAGGCGGTAGAGAATCCGACCGTCTCGCCCGGGCGTGCCTTCGCCGCCCAGCGCGCCGCCGTTCCTCCCGCATGAACGGCGAAATCGATGTCCATCTCCAAAGCGTCCGCGTCCCAGCGGCGCACTGTGTAGCTGCGCTTCTCGGCGCCGTCGGGTGGGAACGCGAGCAGAAGGCTCTCGTCCGGCGTCCCACTGGACTCGAATCGCCCCAGATCCCCGCCTGCGAGGGTAATCCTCCGCATGTTCGGCGTCAGCTTCGTCGACCGCGCCACGGGCGCCATCCACTCGAGAGGGTCGGGGGATGCATCGGGCATGCGGACAAGTTACCCGGCCGCGCATGGCGCGCAGGCGGCGTGCTTCTCGCTCGAGTTGCCGATGCAATCACGGCTGCCGGCATGGCGTAGTCTGCCTGAGCTCCCACGGCACTCGCCCGGGTCAGGGAAGTGACCTGCATCACTATGAAAATGTGATGTACGACACGCCGACGTGACCGTGAGAATCCTCGATTCGCGGGACCCCGACCAGGGAATTTCATCAATGTGACTCACAACATCTCGGGTTAGATGTTTCTGTCAGCCACTAGGTGTAGTGTCTTGGGCACTGGGAGACCACAACGGAAAATGCTCGGGGGAGCATCTCCAGCGGGGGTGTCAACATCTCGGGTAAAGCAATCTTCGGGTACAGGAATCCCAGTGCGCCGAACACACTTCGTCAGCTCCATTTGGCAGTGGAAAGAGGGACTTATGAGCATCACCGTCTACACCAAGCCCGCTTGCGTTCAGTGCAATGCCACCTACCGTGCTCTCGACAAGGAGGGCATCGAGTACTCCGTCGTCGACATCACTCGAGACCCCGAGGCACGCGACTACGTCATGGCGCTGGGATACCTGCAGGCGCCTGTGATCGTGGCGGGTGACGAGCACTGGTCGGGCTTCCGTCCCGACCGCATCAAGTCCCTCTCGTCCAACGCTGCTTGAAGCGAGGCGAGCGCGCCGTCCGAGGCCGAGGCAACCGAGGTCGAGCACGGCAGTAACCAGTAGTACTAGTCCAGATGGTGGAATACCGATGACATCGCTGGTGTACTTCTCCAGCGCCTCGGGGAACACGCACCGATTCGTCCAGCGGCTCGGGCTGCCTGCGACGCGCATACCCATCCACGACCGCGAAGGCACCTTCGAGGTCCATGAACCATATGTGTTGATCGTCCCTACGTACGGGGGCGGGACGACATCGACAGGCCGGGACACGAGCTACGTCCCGAAGCCTGTCATCCGATTTCTCAACAACCCGAACAACAGGTCGCTGATCAGAGCAGTGATCGCGGCAGGAAACACCAACTTTGGTGAATCCTATTGCTTTGCAGGAAACATCATCTCTCAGAAATGCCACGTTCCCTACCTCTACCGTTTCGAGCTCATGGGCACAGCCGAGGACGTCGAACGGGTAAGGGCAGGTCTGGGTGAATTCTGGGATCACTTAGACGAGGAGCAGCAGTGGCGCCGACCATCACAGACACCATCGACGCGGGGAGCGTAGAGCAAGTCGTGCACGGTGGAGATTCGACGAGCGGTCTTGATTACCACGCACTCAACGCGATGCTCAACCTGTACGGCCCGAACGGCGAGATCCAGTTCGACAAGGATGTCGCGGCCGCCCGGCAGTATTTCCTGCAGCACGTCAATCAGAACACTGTCTTCTTCCACAATCTGGACGAGAAGCTCGACTACCTCGTGGAGGAGAACTACTACGAGCCCGAGGTTCTCGACCAGTACTCGCGCACATTCGTGAAGTCGCTGATCGAGCACGCGTACTCGAAGAAGTTCCGCTTCCCGACGTTCCTCGGCGCCTTCAAGTACTACACCTCGTACACGCTCAAGACGTTCGATGGCAAGCGCTACCTCGAGCGGTTCGAGGACCGCGTCTGCATGGTTGCGCTGACCCTCGCCGCGGGTGACGAGGAACTGGCAGTCAAACTGGTTGACGAGATCATTGCCGGACGGTTCCAGCCGGCTACTCCCACCTTCCTCAACTCCGGCAAGAAGCAGCGCGGCGAGCCCGTCTCCTGCTTCCTGCTGCGTATCGAAGACAACATGGAGTCCATCGGCCGCTCGGTCAATTCCGCCCTCCAGCTGTCCAAGCGCGGCGGGGGAGTCGCGTTGCTGCTCACCAATGTTCGTGAGCACGGCGCTCCGATCAAGAAGATCGAGAACCAGAGTTCGGGCGTCATCCCGATCATGAAGCTGCTCGAAGATTCCTTCTCGTACGCCAACCAACTCGGTGCGCGCCAGGGTGCCGGGGCGGTCTACCTACACGCCCACCACCCCGACATCTACCGCTTCCTCGACACCAAGCGCGAGAACGCCGACGAGAAGATCCGCATCAAGACGTTGTCGCTCGGTGTGGTGATTCCCGACATCACGTTCGAACTCGCGAAGAAGAACGAGGACATGTACCTCTTCTCGCCGTACGACGTCGAGCGCATCTATGGCGTCCCGTTCGCGGACATCAATGTCACCGAGAAGTACTACGAGATGGTCGACGACAGGCGGATCCGCAAGTCAAAGATCAAGGCGCGAGAATTCTTTCAGACCATCGCCGAGTTGCAGTTCGAGTCGGGCTACCCGTACATCATGTTCGAGGACACGGTGAACCGTGCCAACCCGATCGAGGGCAAGATCACCCACTCCAACCTGTGCTCGGAGATCCTGCAGGTTTCCACCCCTTCCTTGTTCAACGCCGACCTCTCTTACAACAAGGTCGGCAAGGATATCTCGTGCAATCTGGGATCACTGAACATCGCGAAGACGATGGATTCGCCGGACTTCGCGCGCACCATAGAGGTGTCGATTCGCGCGCTCACGGCTGTGTCGGATCAGACGCACATCTACTCCGTACCGTCGATCGAGCAGGGCAACAACGACTCTCATGCAATCGGCCTCGGGCAGATGAACCTGCACGGGTACCTCGCCCGCGAACGGATCTTCTACGGCTCCGACGAGGGCATCGACTTCACGAACATTTACTTCTACACCGTCGTGTTCCATGCGATTCGGGCGTCGAACCTGATCGCGATCGAACGCGGAACCCACTTCAAGGGCTTTCCGCAGTCGAAGTATGCGTCCGGTGAGTACTTCGACAAGTACACCGATCAGGTGTGGGAGCCCGCAACGGAACGAGTCCGAGCGCTCTTCGCCGAGGCCGGTGTGCACATCCCGACCCAGGACGACTGGCGCGAGCTGAAGGCGTCGGTGCAGAAGTACGGAATCTACAACCAGAACCTGCAGGCCGTCCCGCCCACCGGGTCGATCTCGTACATCAACAACTCCACCAGTTCCATTCATCCGGTGGCGTCGAAGATCGAGATCCGCAAGGAAGGCAAGATCGGTCGCGTCTACTACCCGGCGCCGTACCTGACCAACGACAACCTGGAGTACTACCAGGATGCGTACGAGATCGGGTACGAGAAGATCATCGATACCTACGCCGCCGCGACGCAGCACGTGGACCAGGGGCTGTCGCTGACGTTGTTCTTCAAGGACACTGCCACCACCCGCGACATCAACAAAGCCCAGATCTACGCGTGGCGCAAGGGAATCAAGACGCTGTACTACATCCGTTTGCGCCAGATGGCGCTCGAGGGGACCGAGGTCGAAGGTTGCGTCTCCTGCATGCTGTAGGTGGTTTCCCCGCCCGCACTCACAGCCGAACGAAGTGAGGATTGAAATGGTCAAGCTAGTGAGTCGCGTTTCCGCGATCAACTGGAACCGCGTCCAGGACGAGAAGGACGCCGAGGTATGGGACCGTCTCGTCGGTAACTTTTGGCTGCCCGAGAAGGTGCCTGTGTCCAACGACATCCCGTCCTGGGGCACGCTCACCGCACAGGAGAAGCAGCTCACGATGCGGGTGTTCACGGGGCTTACGCTCCTCGACACCATTCAGGGCACCGTGGGTGCTGTCAGCCTCATACCCGATGCCCTCACCCCGCACGAAGAAGCGGTGTACACCAACATCGCCTTCATGGAGTCGGTGCACGCCAAGAGCTACAGTTCCATCTTCTCGACGCTGTGTTCCACCCGCGAGATCGACGACGCCTTCCGCTGGTCCGAGGAGAATCGGAACCTTCAGCGCAAGGCGGAAATCGTCATGGACTACTACCAGGGCGACGAGCCGCTCAAGCGTAAGGTGGCGTCCACCCTGCTCGAGAGCTTCCTGTTCTACTCGGGCTTCTATCTGCCGATGTACTGGTCTTCGCGGGCGAAGCTCACGAACACCGCTGACCTGATCCGCCTCATCATCCGTGACGAGGCGGTCCACGGGTACTACATCGGCTACAAGTACCAAAAGGGACTCGAGCAGATTACCCAGGCCGAGCGCGATGAGCTCAAGAACTACACCTTCGAGTTGCTCTTCGAGCTCTACGACAACGAGGTCGACTACACCCAGGACCTCTACGACGAGGTCGGGCTCACTGAGGACGTCAAGAAGTTCCTGCGGTACAACGCCAACAAGGCGTTGATGAACCTCGGCTACGAGGGCTTGTTCCCGAAGGACGAGACGGACGTGAACCCGGCGATCCTGTCTGCGCTCTCGCCCAACGCGGACGAGAACCACGACTTCTTCTCCGGTTCGGGCAGTTCCTACGTCATCGGCAAGGCAGTCAACACCGAAGACGAGGACTGGGACTTCTAGCCACTGCCTGAGGTTTGACCCAATGTCACATCGGTTCAGTTCAACTGTACTGGTGTGACATTGGGCTATCGTTGGTCGTCCGGTGAATTGCCCTGCGCAGGAGGATCGAATGCACGACGAACCCAATCGAGAATCGTGTGCACTCATAACGATTGATGTGCAAACGGATTTCGCGAGCAGGCAGGGCCCTGCATACATCGACGGCACGGAACCGTTGTTGCCGGCGATGGCGAAGGTAGTGCACGCGTTTCGCGAGAGTGGGAAGCCGATCGTGCACGTCGTCCGCCTCTACGAGAAGGACGGTAGTAACGCTGAACTCTGCCGTCGTGAGTTGGTCGCGAACAGCGCAGGGATCGCCGCTCCCGGTACCGAAGGCAGTCAACTCGCGGTCGAACTCAGGCCATCGCCAGATGTAATGATGGATCCGGAACGGTTGCTGCGTGGTGAGTTTCAGGAAGTTGCCACGAACGAATGGTTGATGTTCAAGCCCCGCTGGGGGGCGTTCTTCGAGACCGGTCTGAGCGCTCACCTCGAACAGTTGCGGGTGGACTCGCTCGTCTTTGTCGGCCTGAACTTTCCCAACTGCCCACGGACGAGTATCTACGAGGCGACAGAGCGAGACTTCAAGGTGGTCATGGCAAGTGACGCCATCTCCCGCACCTACGATCGCGGTCTCGACGAATGTCGCGGAATCGGCGTACGGGTGAAGTCGAGCAGCGAAATCTGTCGGTGGATCCAGGAATGATCGCTGGTCCACGTGGGCCGGCGGTCCGGGGGTTAGTGAGTGACCCAATGTCACATCGGCTCAATTGAACTGCACCGATGGGACATTGGGCGGCGGCGCTAAGAGTGTAAGAATCGGCGCCATCCTTCCGGAGCGCTGGGAATCCGTAGTGGAGGAGGGCCGGGGAGTTGTTCGAACGTCACCTGGGTGCTTCCATAGGCGTGTCCGCGTTCGCCCATGTAGTAGTAGCCGACTCTGTTGGCGATTTCGTTCATTCGGGCAACGGTGATGGTGTACTTGCGCGGGTCGACGGTGACGACTGGTTTCCCTGCATCGAGCAGTGACGCGAATCGGGCTTCCTGAACATCCGGATCGGGAGCCCTTGTCTTGCCCCACCAGGCCAGCAAACGATGGTCGAGTCGAAACGAGGATACGAGAAAGTAACTGATCAACAGAACAATCCCTGCGACCAGTATCGCGACCCCATAGGGATTCGATGTGGTTTCGGCCTGTGCAGCAGAGAGGTGGGTGACCTGGGCATGGCAACTCGTGCACTCATCAAGGCTTATGCCAACGAAGGTGAGGTCATGGCCATAGAGCGTTCTCGGAATCGGTTGCATCATGTCAGCCGGACGGTCCTATGGTGCATGTGTTTCTGTCCTGTCATGTTCTAGCTTGGCTGGAAATAGCCGGCGGAAGTGGTAGTACGTTCGGTCCGAGCTGTGGTGTCTATATCGCTTCCCCCACGCAAAGACATAGCCCCGCTCGTAGGCGATGGCAGCCAATTGCTGAGGGGAGACATCCATGTCCCCGAACGTGATAACGATCTCTCTGCCGTCGAATAGACCAGCGAGCGGGTGATGTTGATTGTTCATCGGAGGTCCTCGTTCCGGTGTGGAAGCGGTTCGGCTGGGTTCGGTGAGCCATCCACTCGAATGCCATTGACCATGCTCATCGCGACCGGAAGAAAGTGGTGCCAGTGCTCGCGGGCAGATGTACTCATGTCGAAGACGAGGAGACTGTTTCCATCCGGTGTGGGGAGGATCGCCTGGAAGGTGTCGGTTGGGATCTCGATGGATTCACCGGTGACGGTCACGTCGGAGGGAAGCTGGAAGTGACCGGCTCGGAGAATCAACACCACTGGGCCACAGCCGAGATCGCGGTACTGGACGGTGGCGTGCGGGTTCTGGTGAGAGAGAACCTTGGCAATCGCACGGGCTGATTCAACCCTCGACTCGAGATCGGGAAGTTCGGGGCCTCCGTCTCCGAGTCGTCTTGTGGAAAGGGTGACCATGGCGTGCACG
It encodes:
- a CDS encoding TetR/AcrR family transcriptional regulator: MTSETLLPQLGADPPERGDAARNRRLLLDAAARLVAERGADAVTMDAVACEAGVGKGTVFRRFGSRSGLMQSLLDHTEKDLQQRFMFGPPPLGPGADPVDRLIAFGRARIELVEVQGEVQRAAETSPEVRFAVPARAVSIAHVISLLRAAGVDGDLDLLACSLLAPLEASLVLHQMRDLGMSPGRIGDGWEDLVRRVTRC
- a CDS encoding NAD(P)H-dependent oxidoreductase — encoded protein: MSQTTVLALVGSLRAASVNRQVAETAVSVAPEGVEVIIFDGLGDVPFYNEDIDGAAPIPAVEALREAAGRADALLLVTPEYNGTVPAVLKNAIDWISRPYGSGAVQGKPVAVISASPSVNGGRWAHEDTRKTARIAGGNVLEDVTLAIGRTGEKFADGHPKENLEVAEQVAGVVISLADATRQLVDA
- the rpmF gene encoding 50S ribosomal protein L32; this translates as MAVPKRRMSRANTHSRRAQWKASAPDLVTVTVGGQKFRVPRRLVRGIQLGVIDPSRL
- a CDS encoding type B 50S ribosomal protein L31, which codes for MKSGIHPDYRPVVFRDATTGTAFLTRSTARTERTVEWEDGHTYPLVVADITSASHPFWTGADRIVDTEGRVEKFERRYGRRPRPATTEG
- the mrf gene encoding ribosome hibernation factor-recruiting GTPase MRF; amino-acid sequence: MAVNPESRTPLVVVSGRSGPVHATARSFLDGDASTVVVRHDLGDLGQGIVHRTLTAGPVDAPEVTTEVLELAHGCVSCTLRYDLLPLLRRLHTWSSVDRIVLELDSALEPEAVCWAVEHVPVVGVVGQIDGPASRDIRIEAVVTCLDAELWWEDVTGDEELDDDRTVAQVAVGQAAFADALVVDTRTTEPWLAHKVSAVLARLAPGAPTSDVPDGPALLSRVGADARRGRVDGVHSPLLRGRPPLDADQGVALVEFTARRPFHPGRLHEAIDVLLEGVVTARGRLWLATRPDIALWLESAGEGLRVAAADRWLADMTDDELREVDGERRALAALGWDERFGDRDTSLVVLVHDVEPEAITTALNWALLTEYELADEQSWSTWDDPFGQFHTDPCAEAPLGAADKNGEIAS
- the rpmB gene encoding 50S ribosomal protein L28, with translation MSAHCQVTGRRPGFGRSVSHSHRRTARRWNPNIQTKTYFLPGEGRRITLRLTPKGIRTIDRDGIEAVVARMRAKGEKV
- the rpmG gene encoding 50S ribosomal protein L33, translated to MARNETRPLVKLVSTEGTGYRYYTRKNRRNDPDRLVLRRYDPVLRRHVDFREER
- the rpsN gene encoding 30S ribosomal protein S14, whose protein sequence is MAKKSKIAKNEQRKLVVARYASLRAELKETIRRPGSTPEERAAAQSRLARLPRDASPVRLRNRDATDGRPRGHLRKFGLSRVRVREMAHRGELPGVHKSSW
- the rpsR gene encoding 30S ribosomal protein S18, encoding MAAKRAPSKKAGNEQGRRPKKNPLIAAGIDTVDYKDINLLRTFISDRGKIRSRRVTSLTPQQQRQVATAVKNAREMALLPFTNR
- a CDS encoding siderophore-interacting protein, yielding MPDASPDPLEWMAPVARSTKLTPNMRRITLAGGDLGRFESSGTPDESLLLAFPPDGAEKRSYTVRRWDADALEMDIDFAVHAGGTAARWAAKARPGETVGFSTASGWYAPPHDAKWELLLADMTALPAVGRILEEMPSSTRVHVIAEVTTPEDQQDLVTDAELTVTWLHGTGNGIGNSLLAEAARSWWRPNEPGYVWFAGEAKVSRVVRRWLRHDLGWPADRYDVIGYWRENKEQWEARYETVREQIEAATSSALAAGDDFDSVRDTVDEALDRAGL
- a CDS encoding redoxin NrdH produces the protein MSITVYTKPACVQCNATYRALDKEGIEYSVVDITRDPEARDYVMALGYLQAPVIVAGDEHWSGFRPDRIKSLSSNAA
- the nrdI gene encoding class Ib ribonucleoside-diphosphate reductase assembly flavoprotein NrdI, producing the protein MTSLVYFSSASGNTHRFVQRLGLPATRIPIHDREGTFEVHEPYVLIVPTYGGGTTSTGRDTSYVPKPVIRFLNNPNNRSLIRAVIAAGNTNFGESYCFAGNIISQKCHVPYLYRFELMGTAEDVERVRAGLGEFWDHLDEEQQWRRPSQTPSTRGA
- the nrdE gene encoding class 1b ribonucleoside-diphosphate reductase subunit alpha, which produces MLNLYGPNGEIQFDKDVAAARQYFLQHVNQNTVFFHNLDEKLDYLVEENYYEPEVLDQYSRTFVKSLIEHAYSKKFRFPTFLGAFKYYTSYTLKTFDGKRYLERFEDRVCMVALTLAAGDEELAVKLVDEIIAGRFQPATPTFLNSGKKQRGEPVSCFLLRIEDNMESIGRSVNSALQLSKRGGGVALLLTNVREHGAPIKKIENQSSGVIPIMKLLEDSFSYANQLGARQGAGAVYLHAHHPDIYRFLDTKRENADEKIRIKTLSLGVVIPDITFELAKKNEDMYLFSPYDVERIYGVPFADINVTEKYYEMVDDRRIRKSKIKAREFFQTIAELQFESGYPYIMFEDTVNRANPIEGKITHSNLCSEILQVSTPSLFNADLSYNKVGKDISCNLGSLNIAKTMDSPDFARTIEVSIRALTAVSDQTHIYSVPSIEQGNNDSHAIGLGQMNLHGYLARERIFYGSDEGIDFTNIYFYTVVFHAIRASNLIAIERGTHFKGFPQSKYASGEYFDKYTDQVWEPATERVRALFAEAGVHIPTQDDWRELKASVQKYGIYNQNLQAVPPTGSISYINNSTSSIHPVASKIEIRKEGKIGRVYYPAPYLTNDNLEYYQDAYEIGYEKIIDTYAAATQHVDQGLSLTLFFKDTATTRDINKAQIYAWRKGIKTLYYIRLRQMALEGTEVEGCVSCML
- the nrdF gene encoding class 1b ribonucleoside-diphosphate reductase subunit beta; translation: MVKLVSRVSAINWNRVQDEKDAEVWDRLVGNFWLPEKVPVSNDIPSWGTLTAQEKQLTMRVFTGLTLLDTIQGTVGAVSLIPDALTPHEEAVYTNIAFMESVHAKSYSSIFSTLCSTREIDDAFRWSEENRNLQRKAEIVMDYYQGDEPLKRKVASTLLESFLFYSGFYLPMYWSSRAKLTNTADLIRLIIRDEAVHGYYIGYKYQKGLEQITQAERDELKNYTFELLFELYDNEVDYTQDLYDEVGLTEDVKKFLRYNANKALMNLGYEGLFPKDETDVNPAILSALSPNADENHDFFSGSGSSYVIGKAVNTEDEDWDF
- a CDS encoding cysteine hydrolase family protein yields the protein MHDEPNRESCALITIDVQTDFASRQGPAYIDGTEPLLPAMAKVVHAFRESGKPIVHVVRLYEKDGSNAELCRRELVANSAGIAAPGTEGSQLAVELRPSPDVMMDPERLLRGEFQEVATNEWLMFKPRWGAFFETGLSAHLEQLRVDSLVFVGLNFPNCPRTSIYEATERDFKVVMASDAISRTYDRGLDECRGIGVRVKSSSEICRWIQE